The sequence GGCACGAATCGCCCGTTCACGACCCGCAGCGCCGGTTCCGCCGCGATCATTTGATCGGCCGCGCGATTCGTATAGCGCAGTTCACGCTGCGCGCCGAGCAGGAAGACCGGCACCGGAATCGCATCGAGCGCCGATTCGGCGGCGGCCACGCGCGCCTCGAGCTCGCCGATCCGTGCCTGGATCTGCAGCGCGCGGCTGATGTGCATCCCCATGTTTTCGATCGCGTGGCGCTGATCGTCGGAAAGGCCCTGCGATTCGGGGCCGCCCTGGACGCTGAGGAATGCGCCGGAACCCTCGCTGCGATGGATGTACAGGCCCGAGATGCTGCCGAGCCCGTAAGGGTGAAGGAATTCCTGGTAGAACGCGCTGTGCGCGCGCTGGTGCGCGGACAGGTGCTTGACGTCCTCGAACCAGCGGCCCGCCGGCCAGTTGGCGGCGACCGGCACGACCGGGTCGTACAGATAGAACTCGGTGTTGTAGGTGTGGTAACACGCGGCGACCCATGACGCGTCGTCACCCGCCGCCTGCTCGATCGCCGGCACCCGCGCCGCGTCGTCGAAAGACAGCAGCGTGACCATGCGCACGCCGACCCACGATCGCAGCCCGTCCAGCACCGTTTCCCATCTTTGATCGCCCAGTGCCGCAGCGTAGACGTCATCGATCCATGCCGATGGAATCATCCCGTTCATTTGCATCTGGCCACCCCGCGCCGTGCGTTTTTGTCGAACGTCTTCTGCGCATCTTAGTCAATCGGCGCCAACGTTTAAATCACTCGTTCGTGTTTGATCGAAATACCACGTTTGTTACCGTTTATCGTCAGACGTAATAGCCGCTATTCCGGTCCACGCGGCGCTGCCGGCTTTTCATCCGGATCACGGTATGCCATGATGCGGCGCATGACGATTCGAAACACCACGCTCTCGCTGCACCATCACCACGGACGCCCCCTGTTGCGCCGCGGCTCGTTTCGCATCTAGCAATTGCATCGGGTGAATACCCGATCAAGACGACAACCAAGGCGCCTCCGGCGCCTTTTTTGTTTTTTGCCGCCTGAAAAACCGGCTGCGCCGGTCAATCGAACCCGTATGGAGTGTTTTCAATGCAACAGCCCTGGAAAGCAGTCGCCTTGTCGGATTTACCGCTCCGCGAGGATCTCAAGTTGCAGCACGCGTACGGGGCGCCGCAGCTCGATGTGCCGGTCTGCCTGAACGTCAACGAGAATCCCTATCCGCCGTCGCCCGCGCTCGTCGAGCGCATCGCGACCGCGGTGGCCGACGCCGCGCGCGCGGCGAACCGCTATCCCGATCGCGACTTTGCCGCGCTGCGCTCGCATCTGGCGGCGTACCTGACGCACGACACCGGCGTGACGGTCGACGCATCGAGCGTCTGGGCGGCCAACGGCTCGAATGAAGTGATCCAGCAGATCCTGCAGGCATTCGGCGGCCCGGGGCGATCGGCGCTGGCCTTCACGCCCGCGTATCCCATGTATGACGAATACTGCCGCACGACTTTCACGCGCCTGCATACGTTGCCGCGCACCGAGGATTTCGCGCTGGATCTGAATCAGGCCCTCGACAGCATTCGCGCGCACCAGCCGGGCGTGGTGCTGCTGACGTCGCCGAACAACCCGACCGGCACCGCGCTGCCGATTGACGATATCCGCGCGATACTCGACGCCGCACCGGGCGTGGTCGTCGTCGACGAAGCCTATGCGGAGTTCCGGCGTCACGGCGTCCCCAGCGCAGTGACGCTGCTGCCGGCGTATCCGCGGCTCATCGTCACCCGCACGCTGAGCAAGGCGTTCAAGTTCGCGGGCGGCCGCGTCGGGTATTGCGCGTGCGCGCCTGCGATCGTCGAAGCATTGAAGCTGGTTCGATTGCCCTATCACCTGTCCGCCTTTACCCAGGCGGCGGCCTGCGCGGCGCTGGTCGCGCGTGACGAGATGCTGTCGCAAGTGGAGGCGATCAAGGCCGAGCGCGATTCGACCGTCGACTGGCTGCGTGGCCTGGGCCTCACGGTGGCCGATTCCGACGCCAACTTCGTGATGTTCGGCGAGTTTGCGGATCGGCACCGGATCTGGAGCGGCCTCCTGCGCCGCGGTGTGCTGATTCGCGAGTCGGGCCCGCCGCCGTATCTTCGCGTGTCCATCGGCACCGGCGCGGAGATGGCCGCGTTTCGTGCGGCCCTGCTTGACGTGATGGCGCTCGAATAAGCGACCGGCCATCCGGTCGACGACGCGATGGCGCGCATGCTCGCGCGGCATCCGACGGTGTACTTACTTCATCGTCGCGAACCGCATTTCCATCGCGTTGATCTTCGCGAGCACCGCTTCGCTGAGCTTTCTGACATGGCGAGGCACATCGGGCGCCGACAGCAGCTCCTCGATTCGCCCTCGCCAGTAGCTCGGATGCCGCACACGCGCCGCACCCGACATCGACACATCGTCAGCGTTCGGCTCGCTGTCCAGGAGAGCGACCATTCTCTGAATGTGAGAGAGCTCTCGTTCCGCATAGTCTCGTGCCAGCATATTGATTGAAATCCCCGAAATACGACAGCAGGCCTTCCGTCATCAACGCGCCATCGTGTTGCGATGAAAAGGCCTCACCGCACACGTTTGTCGCCATCGTACGCAGAAGCTGTGTCAGTAAACCGCGTGGGCATTCGCTGATTTCGATACGGAATGGGGAGCCTGTCCAATTGTTCTGATGACTTCCGGCCCCGATGCCCTGTGGTCAATCGTAGGCTGACTGTTGGGCGATGACATCTCCCAAAGTGGGGATGCGGAGCGATATTGGCGGGGCGGTGTTTCCGGGATTTTCTGACCGTCGGGCATCGCGCGGCAGGCATGCGGTTGCCGACAACGCGAAATTGGCCGACTACCTGAACGGCATACCGTCTGCGCTCTGCTGCCGGGCAGACGGCGAGGATGTGGACCGTGCACGGGCCAAGTGCATCGTTCGCATGCACGACGACTGCGGACGCGAACGTGCAGCACTGTGTTGCCGCATGCGTCGGCTGCGTCCGCTCGTTGCTCGATGAGCGAGCACGTGTGATTGCCCGGATACGGTTCGAACGACAACGCAGCCCACTTACCCAACCCGCCGCGCACCTTCATATCGCAGGTGTCGAACGCCGCCTGGAGCTTCGCGAGATCCTCATCGGCAAGCAACCTGTCGAAGTCCTTTTCGACAGCCTCTCTTTAGCTTTCCGCATTGCTGGCGCCTGCTGTCACTGGCAGGCGTGCCTTGCGTCGGATATCGGAATGTTTCGCGGAACTACACACTCGCGAGATAGGGTCCGCTGGAGTCAGATTTCGACATCGCCGTGCTTCAGTCCGAAAATAAAATCGACTTCCACCGAAGCGCCTTTGGGTAATTGCAGCACGCCGACCGACGTGCGCGTATGAACGCCGGCATCGCCAAGCACCGCGTACAGAATGTCGGATGCGCCGTCGGCAACTTCGCTTTGCATCGTGAAGCCGGGTGCACTTCGCACATACACGGTGATACGCGGTACCGTCGCTATCGCGTCGAGCGTGCCGCAGCGCTTCCTGATCAGCGCCAGCGCACGCAGCGCCGATACGCCGGCAGCCCGGCGACCGTCGTCGAGCGAAACGGATTCCCCGACTACGCCCACGAAATGCACCACGTCGCCGATACGCGGAATCTGGCCGGCAATATAGGCCGTGTTGCCGTCGACCAGAACGGGCGTGTACTTTCCGCCGATCCTGATTTCCTCGTCCGGATTGAAGCCGAATTCGGCCGCGATCTGCGTCAGCTTATTGTCTCTGTTCATTAGTGAATTCCCCGATACCTCAGAAAAATGTAAAGAATAATTAAGTCTCGACGGCTTGTCTCCAGGAAGAAAATGCGTTGCGAACAGTCAAAGTTACGCGCCGCAGCCGTTAAAAGTTTCCGGGTAATCCTCTACGTTTTCTCATACATGACACACTTCTCAGGTGTTCGAAGCAGTCCTGCATCGCTTTATCGATGACAAATCTCGTAGTCGAAGAGAATTTCCTAAAAATTTGCCGCTGAAACCGCTATCATGTGTGTACTCAACCTGAAGAGTGATACATGGCAACTTACAAGGAACTGAAAGCCCAAATGGAAGCTTTGGCCGAGAAAGCCGAAGCTGCCCGTGCCGCGGAATTCCAGGCGATCGTCGACGACATCCGCACCAAAGTGGCGGAATTCGGCATTACCGAGAAAGACATTTTCGGTACGCGCCGTGGTCGACCGGCCAAGCAAGCGGCCGCCCCCGTGCAGGCAAAGTATCGCGACCCGAAAACCGGGGCAACCTGGTCGGGCCGCGGTCGCGCGCCGGCATGGATCAAGGACGCGAAGAATCGCAATCGATTCCTGATCCAGGAATAAGATTCTCGACACGCACCGGCGCGCGATTCAGCGCGCCGTCCTGCTATTTGGGCATCGACACCGGCGGTATTCAAAGACCGTTCCGGTTGATGAAGCTTTGTCTCAATCGGCGCGTGGCGTGCATGCTACGCGCCGGTTCGCATTTCGCCCCGCCCAATATTTCCTGATTCAACGTTCGTAATAAATCGCAAGCCAGACGGATTGCGTTTCTTCGTGCGTCCACGCAACGCGATGGCGGCAATGCGGCTCGATCAGCACGTAGTCGCCGGGATGCATTTCATGGCGCGTCGGGCCTTCTTCGAATTCGAGTACGGCTGCGCCCGACAACAACACGACCCATTCTGCGCGCGAGTCGTCATACCAAAAGCCATCGGGGCTCGTGTGGCCCATCGATACGATCCGCTCGACGTTCAGACGCTGCCCGGTGACGAGGAGGTCGATTTGTTCATCGGCGTCACGCTGGCTATCGGTGGTGAACAGGTTGCCGGCTTGAAGGTGCATGGGGTGGCCTCGTCGGTGGCATTCAGGGAAAAGAATCAGGCATTGAGGTGGCGGGGAATGTTCACTGTAGTCCAACGACCGCTATTGAAGCTGACTCGTTTCGTCGGGAAGCGCTGCGGCAGTTCGGGAACCCCTTGCACGTTCAAGCGCTTCCATCGCCTCAACGGTGCATGTTTTTTACAGGCTTGATAAAGGGTGTCGTGCGCAAAGATGAATCAGGTTTGCGTACGCTGAATGCACTCGACGAAATATTCGAGCGCCGCCGTCAACACCAGATCGCGCCGATGCATGAGCCCGAGCGTCAAACGCGGCTGGCATGCGTCCGTATCCAGCCGCTGCAAAAGGCCTGACCGAACCGGTTCTTCCAGCAGAAATTCCGGCCATACGCTGACGGTGCCAGGCTCCTGCGCAAGCAGCCCGTAAAGCCGCTGCGACGTGCATACATTCACATGCGACGGCAATGGCAATGCGCGCTCGCCGCACAGTTCGCGCCAATACGCGGGCAGACTTTCGCGAGTATGGCCATAGAGCCAGCGTGCGCGCACGAGATTTTCGAGCCGCGTCTCGTCCGCCAACGCATCGCTCTGACGCACCGCCAACACCTGCGCGGCTTCGCTGAGTGGCACCACGCGATATTCCGCCGTCACGTCGCTACTGGCGATAAAGGCCACACACAGATCGAACGACCCATCGCGCAGCCCGTCGATGATCTGCGTGGGCAGGCATTCGTACACGTTGAGCCGCACGTCGGGCAAGCGCGCACGAAAAGCGCACAACGCCTGCGGCATCGCAAATGACGACGCCAACAGCGACACGCCAATCGACAGCGTGCGCTCCGCGCCCGTGCGCATCTCCTCCAGTTCGCGTTCCGCGCTGGCGATTTCCGCCACGACGGCGCGCGCGCGGCGCAGCAGCATTTCGCCATAGCGCGTGAGGCGCACGCCTGCGCCGCTGCGCTCCAGCAATTGCACGCCGAGGCGCGCTTCCAGTTCCTTGATGCTCTTGGTGACCGCGGGCTGGGAGACGTTGAGTGCATCTGCGGCAGCCATGAGCGTGCCGTGCTCCGCGATGGCCACGAGCGTCTGCAATTGCGCTGTCTTGAGCGTGCCTCGTTCCATAAGCATTCGCTATGAGCATGAGAAATTGGAAATTGGCGGCAGGCGCCCCGCCCCTAGTATGCGAGCTCCGGCACAACCGAAGGCCGGAAGTATACAAGGAGGCAATAGTGGCATCGAACCCGGTCGATTTCGACATCGACGAACTCGTCGCCTTGCGGCGCGACATCCATGCCAATCCGGAAGTGGCGTTCGCCGAGCATCGCACGAGCGAACTCGTCGCCGCCAAACTGCGCGCCTGGGACATCGAGACCCATACCGGTATCGGCCGCACGGGGGTCGTCGGTGTCGTGCACGGTCAGCGCGGCCCCGGGCGCGTGATCGCCTTTCGCGCCGACATGGACGCCCTGCCGATGGAGGAAGAAGGCCGCCCGCTGCACCGCTCGTTGCGGCAAGGCGTGTTTCACGGTTGCGGACACGATGGCCATACCGCCATGCTGCTCGGCGCCGCCCGCCACTTCAGCCGCCACCGTGACTTTGCGGGCACGCTCGTGCTGGTTTTCCAGCCCGCCGAGGAAACCGGCGGCGGCGCGAATGCGATGCTCGCGGACGGCCTGGAAACGCGCTTTGGGTATGACGAAATCTACGCGCTGCACAATGCGCCTCATTTCGCGCCCGGCACTTTCGGCGTGCTCGACGGCGCGATGCTGGCCTCGTGCGACGAAGTCGTGATTCGCATCGACGGCGTAGGCGGGCATGGATCGGCGCCCGAAAAGACTCGCGATCCGGTAATGGCGGCGGGGCAATTGATCTGCGCGCTGCAAACCGTCGTCAGCCGTTCGATCGAGCCGAGCGCCACGGCCGTGCTGAGCATCGGCAGTGTGCATGCAGGCAGCGCGCCCAACGTGATCCCCTCGCACGCCGAATTGACAGGCACATTGCGTGCCTTCGACGAAACCGTGCGCGCGCTCGCCAAGTCGCGCATCGACACAATCTGCGCGGGCGTCGCGACGCTCAGCGAGTGCGACATTGCCGTCGAGTTCCGCAACAGCTCGCCCGCGACCGTGAATCATCGCGAACAGGCCGAAGCGGCAGCGCGCGTCGCCAGCGGTATTTTCGGCGCGGAAAACGTGTTGCGCGACTTCCCGCCACTCAACGGCTCCGAGGACTTCTCCGAATTCCTGCTGCGTCGCCCCGGTGCGTACGCGCTGCTGGGACAAGGCGGCGTCTATTGCCATCACCCCGAATTCGATTTCAACGACGACGTGCTGCCGCTCGGCGTGCGCTTCTTCGTTGAACTCGCCCACGCGCGCTTCGCGGCCTGACCACCCGACTTCAACACGATCAAGGACATTTCGATGAAACACCTCAAATCGCCTGCGCTGCGCACTGCGATCATCTGCGCGGCGGCGGCCTTCATGTGCGCTGGCGCATCGGCCGCTACCTTGCGTTTCGGGACCGATCCGAGCTATCCGCCCTACGAATACAAGCAGCCCGACGGCAAACTGGCCGGGCTCGACATCGATATCGGCAATGCAATCTGCGCGGCGGCCAACGTGCAGTGCGTGTGGGTCGAAATCAGTTTCGACGGCCTGATCGCCGGGTTGCAATCGCGCAAGTTCGACGCCATCAACGCCTCGCTCGCACCGACCGCGGCCCGTCGCGCCGTGATGGATTTCACGCAGCCTGTCTACCCCGCGGATATTCGCCTTGTCGCGGCTCGCGGCAGCCATCTCACGCCGGACGTGACGTCGCTTTCGGGCAAACGCGTGGGCGTGCTGCAAGGCTCCACGCAGGCCGCATTCGCGAAAGCCAACTGGGCGCCGCATCAGGTACTCGTCCAGGAGTACCCGGATCAAGAGAGCATTTACGCCGATCTCGTCAATGGAAGACTCGACGCGACGGTCGTGCTCGGATCGGCGGCGAAGCTCGGTTTTCTTGGCAAGCCGCAAGGCGCGCGCTTCGAACTGGCAGGACCGCGTATCGACGATCCCGCGATTCAGGGCGCGAGCAGCGTGATTGGCGTGCGCAAGGGCGATGGCCGCACGCGGCAGGCGCTCGACGCCGCACTCACGCGACTCAAGCAGGACGGCACGATCAATCGACTCGAAAAGCAGTATCTCGGCGACGTTCCCGACGCGAAATGACTGCACCGCGGACGATTGACGTCCTCCGCAGAGCAACACCTTAAAACAACATATCGGAGATCCAATGAAAAAATCCCACCTGCTCGTGGGCATGCTTGCAGGCATGACGCTCACGCCTGCGTGGGCGCAGAGCACCGTTACGCTGTTTGGATTGATCGATCAGGGGATCGACTACACCAGCAACGTGCGCGGTCATGGCGTCACGGAAATGCTGAGCGGTGCGGCGCAAGGCAGCCGCTGGGGTGTGCGGGGATCGGAAGCGCTGGGCGGCAAACTATCGGTGGTCTTCCAGCTCGAAAACGGCTTCGACGCCAGTTCGGGGCGGCTCATGGAAGGTGGCCGCATGTTCGGGCGGCAAGCGTGGGTGGGTATCGCGCACGACGATATCGGCAGGCTCACGTTCGGCCGCCAGTACGACTCACTCGTCGAATATCTCGCCCCGCTCACGGCGAACGGCAACTGGGGCGGTTTCCTGTTCCAGCATCCGTATGACAACGACAACACGGACAACTCATTCCGTCTCGACAACGCCGTGCAGTTCAATAGCAGCAATATGGGCGGATTGCAGTTTGGCGCGACCTATGCGCTCTCGAACACGCCCGGCCAGATATCGACCAACAACGCGCAGAGTCTTGGTGTGAGTTATTCGGTCAACGGGCTGTCGCTGGGCGCGGCATGGCTGAACGTGACGAATCCAGGTGCCACCGCGCTGGGCGCCGTGACCACCGACGATGCGGGTTTCGTGGCCTCGCGCCATCGCGTCTACGGCGCGGGCGTCAACTATCAACTCAAGCAGGTGACGCTGGGCTTCGTGTACACGCATACGAGCCTGAACGATCCGACCGCGTACTCGTACATCAGCGGTGCGATCGTGCCTGCGGGGCAGCACGCGTCGACGCTGAAATTCGACAACTTCGAGGTCAATGCAAACTGGGCGATCACGACCGCGCTCATGCTCGGCGCGATGTACAACTATACCCAGGCGACGCTCGACACGTCAGCGGGCACCTATCGGCCGAAATATCACACTTTCGGCGCGATGCTCGACTACGCGCTCACGAAGCGCACCGACGTTTATGCGATGGCGAGCTATCAGCGCACCGTCAGCGCAAACAGCGGCACCGCGCTGGATCAGGCGTACGCCGGCGGCGCGGACGACATCTCGTCCACGCAACGCCAACTCGTCGGCCGCGCCGGTCTGCGACACAAGTTCTGAGCGTGAGGAAAAGGGGCCTTGGAGCGCTCGTGAATATCATCGAGCACTCCAGGGGCCCCAGGGCGCCAGCGACCGCCGTGCAGCTCGCATTTCGAGCGCCGCGACATTGTCGTGACGACCCTTGGGCTCAAGCAGCACTTCGTCACTGCTGGCAGAAAGCCAATCCGTTGAAGGCCTTTTCAACCCACGACACCAGCCTGAGATGCTGCGCTACTAGCAGGCAGTCTTCCTTGCCGGAGTAATGCACCCACTACTCCGGCCGTCCAAGCCGGCGATCAGAACCCGTGGTACATGCCGATGTTGACTTGAACCTGGTTGCCGCCCGATGCGGTGTTGCCGAAGTCAGCCGCCGACGCCTGAGCGCCCTGGGCATGAACGTACGCACCCATCGCATACAGCGCGGTGCTCTTCGACAGCGAGTAGGTCGCCCCCAGCGACACCTGGTTGATCGACGCCATCGTGCGGCCTTCGGCGGCCAGCTTGGGCGCGGCTGCGGAACCGTAGACGTACGTGTACCCGGTCGCCAGCGACAGCGCCGGATTGACCTGGTACTGCAGGAGCGCACCCAGCACGTTGAAGTGGATCGACGGCTGGCCGGCGTTGCCCTGGTACTGGGCGTTCGAGTAGCGCAAGCCAGCCGTGTACGGACCAATCTGGTATTGAGTCGCGACTTGCGCGATGCCCGCGCTCTTGAACGCATTGCCGCCGTTGTAACCCGAACTCGGATAGCCCAGCGCACCACCGAAACTCGGTTGCGCCGTGGCGTTCGTCCACCCGTTCGCACCCTGGTTGACCGCACGGAAGTAGCCGCCGGCGACCGTCAGACCACCCTGAGCGTAGTTCGCGGCCACCGACCACGACTGACCCGAACCCGTCGAACCGGCAACGCCGCCAAACGAGTACGCGCCTTCAGCCTGGAAGCCGTGGTAGAGCGGCGAAATATACTTCACGGCGCTGTTCTGGTTCGTCGTGTTGTCGTTGTTGTCGACGTCGCCCGGGGTCGAGAAGGTCGACGCCGAAATGGCGTCGCCCGTCAGGACTTGAACCATTTCCGTCACGGCGTCGAGCTGGCGCCCCAAGCGCACGGTACCGTACTGATCGGACGAGAGGCCCACGTAGGCCTGGCGGTTGAACAGCGAACGCGAGGTGCCGATAGGCCCTTGGCCGCCGATGCCGCCTGTCCCGATGTTGAAACCGTTTTCGATCTTGAAGATTGCCTTGAGGCCGCCGCCGAGATCTTCCGTCCCCCTGAGGCCCCACTTGTTCGAACCTGCGGCACCACCGTCGAGGCCGAACCTGCTGTGGCCATTGATGTTCGACGTGTAGCCGATACCCGAATCGAGCATGCCATACAGGGTGATCGACGACTGTGCCATTGCTGCCGACGATGCTGCGAAGGCGGCAACAGCGATAACGCTGACCTTGATGTTCTTGTTTTTCATCTGTATTTCACTGTCAGGAGTGGTTTCGGGATTGTTTGAAACGGGTTTTTTTGTATTCGAATGCAGACGACGGCGCACGGCCTGCGCGTCGTCTCAAGCTGAAACGGCCGACGTCATATTCACCAGATCGGCATATTTGACTCGATCATTTCGTCATCCTCAAAATTACATGCAGGAAGGCGCCTCGCATCTCGACCTATCCGGCATGCCCTCGATTAGAACCATCGCGGCGCCCCAACCTGGACGCAAGCCGCTGCCTTGCTTTCGTTACCGCTCCAGCCATACGGCACCGCCGGTCGCGCAAAGGAACTCGCCCCCTGCGCAATGATTCCCGAACGCGTGTTGCCCACCGGCAGGCACGCGAGGATCCGGACGAACAGCGGTGCCGAATCCGCAAAGCCGAAAAACTCGAGCGGATCACCGCGCGGAACCGAACGTTTCTTCGATGGCATTTCGAAGAAGCACTGCATCGTCACGTTCCACGCTCGCGCAATACCCACGAGCGAGGTCAGCGATGACGAAACCGGACCACGCTCGACCTGCGACAACAAGCGACCTGGAGATGCCGACCGCCATTGCAGGCCGATCGGGCGTCCGGTTCAGCCGCCGGCGAAGTACGCCAACTTTTCGCCGAACGCCAACGCAACCGGGTCACACTTTGCAGGTGCGAAAAACCATATCAGGAACATAAATCGTCGTCAAAATTTGTTTGATATAAGTTAATCGCGTTTGATAACCTTGCGTCTTACCGGGATTTCCCTAATTGAAACCAGCATCAAGAGTTAGCGGGATCCGCACCGCCACTTTGATGCGCGATCAGGCAAGGATCGCGGGGGCGAACGGGAGCGCCTATACGGTGACTGCGGACGATCTAAGCCCGGACGTTGCGTCGCGCCTGGAGTCGCGGCGAGAAGAAGCCAGCATTCTGGTTGGCATCGTGGGAGACGCTTCTTCTACGCCATTGAATGGCGCCATTTAGAGAGGATGATCGGGAGAATCGGGTATTCGGATCCGCGACGCGGTTTCGGCTGATCGTGACTGCTTTTCGTTACCTGACTTTTGTGGAAAGCGCGACACGCCTCACACGATT comes from Burkholderia lata and encodes:
- a CDS encoding helix-turn-helix transcriptional regulator, with the protein product MQMNGMIPSAWIDDVYAAALGDQRWETVLDGLRSWVGVRMVTLLSFDDAARVPAIEQAAGDDASWVAACYHTYNTEFYLYDPVVPVAANWPAGRWFEDVKHLSAHQRAHSAFYQEFLHPYGLGSISGLYIHRSEGSGAFLSVQGGPESQGLSDDQRHAIENMGMHISRALQIQARIGELEARVAAAESALDAIPVPVFLLGAQRELRYTNRAADQMIAAEPALRVVNGRFVPEGCVDDAQWRHAYARGGLLLRRVTGEPLPLALMPVPEQSRLMRERPGVATLMTAADLRSPSARAQRLRVFYGLSSAEADLAVLLCCDGLSPQECAALRGVSIGTIRTQIKSIYAKTAVARAAQLTSLVMQT
- a CDS encoding histidinol-phosphate transaminase yields the protein MQQPWKAVALSDLPLREDLKLQHAYGAPQLDVPVCLNVNENPYPPSPALVERIATAVADAARAANRYPDRDFAALRSHLAAYLTHDTGVTVDASSVWAANGSNEVIQQILQAFGGPGRSALAFTPAYPMYDEYCRTTFTRLHTLPRTEDFALDLNQALDSIRAHQPGVVLLTSPNNPTGTALPIDDIRAILDAAPGVVVVDEAYAEFRRHGVPSAVTLLPAYPRLIVTRTLSKAFKFAGGRVGYCACAPAIVEALKLVRLPYHLSAFTQAAACAALVARDEMLSQVEAIKAERDSTVDWLRGLGLTVADSDANFVMFGEFADRHRIWSGLLRRGVLIRESGPPPYLRVSIGTGAEMAAFRAALLDVMALE
- a CDS encoding RidA family protein; translation: MNRDNKLTQIAAEFGFNPDEEIRIGGKYTPVLVDGNTAYIAGQIPRIGDVVHFVGVVGESVSLDDGRRAAGVSALRALALIRKRCGTLDAIATVPRITVYVRSAPGFTMQSEVADGASDILYAVLGDAGVHTRTSVGVLQLPKGASVEVDFIFGLKHGDVEI
- a CDS encoding H-NS family nucleoid-associated regulatory protein translates to MATYKELKAQMEALAEKAEAARAAEFQAIVDDIRTKVAEFGITEKDIFGTRRGRPAKQAAAPVQAKYRDPKTGATWSGRGRAPAWIKDAKNRNRFLIQE
- a CDS encoding cupin domain-containing protein, with amino-acid sequence MHLQAGNLFTTDSQRDADEQIDLLVTGQRLNVERIVSMGHTSPDGFWYDDSRAEWVVLLSGAAVLEFEEGPTRHEMHPGDYVLIEPHCRHRVAWTHEETQSVWLAIYYER
- a CDS encoding LysR family transcriptional regulator, yielding MERGTLKTAQLQTLVAIAEHGTLMAAADALNVSQPAVTKSIKELEARLGVQLLERSGAGVRLTRYGEMLLRRARAVVAEIASAERELEEMRTGAERTLSIGVSLLASSFAMPQALCAFRARLPDVRLNVYECLPTQIIDGLRDGSFDLCVAFIASSDVTAEYRVVPLSEAAQVLAVRQSDALADETRLENLVRARWLYGHTRESLPAYWRELCGERALPLPSHVNVCTSQRLYGLLAQEPGTVSVWPEFLLEEPVRSGLLQRLDTDACQPRLTLGLMHRRDLVLTAALEYFVECIQRTQT
- a CDS encoding M20 aminoacylase family protein, whose translation is MRNWKLAAGAPPLVCELRHNRRPEVYKEAIVASNPVDFDIDELVALRRDIHANPEVAFAEHRTSELVAAKLRAWDIETHTGIGRTGVVGVVHGQRGPGRVIAFRADMDALPMEEEGRPLHRSLRQGVFHGCGHDGHTAMLLGAARHFSRHRDFAGTLVLVFQPAEETGGGANAMLADGLETRFGYDEIYALHNAPHFAPGTFGVLDGAMLASCDEVVIRIDGVGGHGSAPEKTRDPVMAAGQLICALQTVVSRSIEPSATAVLSIGSVHAGSAPNVIPSHAELTGTLRAFDETVRALAKSRIDTICAGVATLSECDIAVEFRNSSPATVNHREQAEAAARVASGIFGAENVLRDFPPLNGSEDFSEFLLRRPGAYALLGQGGVYCHHPEFDFNDDVLPLGVRFFVELAHARFAA
- a CDS encoding ABC transporter substrate-binding protein is translated as MCAGASAATLRFGTDPSYPPYEYKQPDGKLAGLDIDIGNAICAAANVQCVWVEISFDGLIAGLQSRKFDAINASLAPTAARRAVMDFTQPVYPADIRLVAARGSHLTPDVTSLSGKRVGVLQGSTQAAFAKANWAPHQVLVQEYPDQESIYADLVNGRLDATVVLGSAAKLGFLGKPQGARFELAGPRIDDPAIQGASSVIGVRKGDGRTRQALDAALTRLKQDGTINRLEKQYLGDVPDAK
- a CDS encoding porin, with amino-acid sequence MKKSHLLVGMLAGMTLTPAWAQSTVTLFGLIDQGIDYTSNVRGHGVTEMLSGAAQGSRWGVRGSEALGGKLSVVFQLENGFDASSGRLMEGGRMFGRQAWVGIAHDDIGRLTFGRQYDSLVEYLAPLTANGNWGGFLFQHPYDNDNTDNSFRLDNAVQFNSSNMGGLQFGATYALSNTPGQISTNNAQSLGVSYSVNGLSLGAAWLNVTNPGATALGAVTTDDAGFVASRHRVYGAGVNYQLKQVTLGFVYTHTSLNDPTAYSYISGAIVPAGQHASTLKFDNFEVNANWAITTALMLGAMYNYTQATLDTSAGTYRPKYHTFGAMLDYALTKRTDVYAMASYQRTVSANSGTALDQAYAGGADDISSTQRQLVGRAGLRHKF
- a CDS encoding porin, producing the protein MKNKNIKVSVIAVAAFAASSAAMAQSSITLYGMLDSGIGYTSNINGHSRFGLDGGAAGSNKWGLRGTEDLGGGLKAIFKIENGFNIGTGGIGGQGPIGTSRSLFNRQAYVGLSSDQYGTVRLGRQLDAVTEMVQVLTGDAISASTFSTPGDVDNNDNTTNQNSAVKYISPLYHGFQAEGAYSFGGVAGSTGSGQSWSVAANYAQGGLTVAGGYFRAVNQGANGWTNATAQPSFGGALGYPSSGYNGGNAFKSAGIAQVATQYQIGPYTAGLRYSNAQYQGNAGQPSIHFNVLGALLQYQVNPALSLATGYTYVYGSAAAPKLAAEGRTMASINQVSLGATYSLSKSTALYAMGAYVHAQGAQASAADFGNTASGGNQVQVNIGMYHGF